The genomic region aaaacttatataaatattttattaaaaatttaacaaaatatatgttttagaaaaatgggttaaatattttcagaatttttattatgaagtggttttctattaaaaataaaataaataatatttataataaatatatattgaataACAAACTTCTTTggtcttttttttcttttgaagtttaaacattaaacaaattgctcttccgatctaattattatttaattaataaatttaacaaaatgtgCTATTTACAAAAATGCGTTAAATACTGTtagcaatttttaatttgtaattgttattaaaaatattattcatgatttaaataagtttttcagtggtttcttttaaattaaattaacaataaaacacaaaatattaaaaattaaagaaaaattaatatcaatCAATAGGTTtaacaaaacttaatttttagaaaagtgggTTAATTaataaccaaattttttatatttacaaatttataaattttgtcgaaatcggtcagtcggctcccgagatatgggatttcactaaaaagtAGGTCACCATTGTCCAATTTCTACCCCGGTCCCATTCCGGCAGCAAATTTTTGACTCTCtcgcgcatttagttattgatttatcgcgcttttagtagttatgaacagtaccgttatatggggagtgagcgttTTCATCCGATTTGGTCCTTTTTCACACTATAAGCAGGACTTCTTGCAAAATTCATGCTGagtgaatttggttgttgcagcTTTgatggtttaggagatatatgcattaaacttattagattCCGAGaacacgcccacttttcaaaatttttcccCACAGGTGTCCCTggctaatgcgatcccttgcgccaaatatgagtttttataccctgaacagggtatattaagtttgtcgcgAAGTTTGCAATACCCAGAAGGaggcgtcggagaccctataaagtatatacatatataaatgatcagtatgttgagctgagtcgatttagccatgtccgtctgtctgtctgtccgtccgcccgtccgtctgtatatatacgaactagtccctcagtttttaagatatcgttttgaaattttgcaaacgtcattttctcttcaataagctgctcatttgtcggtactgccgatatcggaccactataacatatagctgccatacaaaccgaacgatcggaatcaagggcttgtatggaaaactttcgcatttgacttggtatcttcacgaaatttgacatagattattgtttaaggcaaaaatataatctccgaaagaattgttcagatcgaattactatagcatatagcttccatacaaactgaacacatagttactaaaagaaatgcacctgtaaagggtagATTAGCtgcgatgcagccgaagttaacgttttttcttgttatatctTTATTTGGTGCCtggttatggcactttatatgttttcggttaatgacgattggtggacgtggcagtggtccgattacgcccacctACGAACTCGagctttttttgtactaagaaaaacaaccgttagctgaacaaaactataatactctgtagcaactggttgaaagagtataaaaataatagtcGAAGCACTTGTCAAAATTTTGggttttgacaaaatggcggcttcgATGAATCCcgcagttttgaaaaaaatttactcatcggctctgaaaatattatttcgaaaaatgtgCATTTATAGTTATAGCACCCACAAAAACACtacgttaaaaaaaatgtacaattcgctgatatctccgaaactatttatTTGCCGGataatgtacttatgtacattcgccatatttatatgcagaaaatattgatatttgaaatatacaaGTGGAAATAGCccacaaatttagttttttaattaaaaaatttgtttttttaatactttatcaaaatttatttcaattttttattggtacttagatttcttcgaaaaatgtcttttttaatatttttttgaaaaacttactcaaaatatttcttttatatttttttctagggaTGGCGGGACAAACGACCGGCCACTTATTGCTGTTGCTTGGCCTTTGTTGCACACTGGTGCAAGCCAGTTACCCACTCAAAATACTAGGTTTATTTCCACACCCAGGCATTAGTCACTTCCACTTCTTCCACCCCATTATGCGGGGCTTGGCCGAGAAGGGTCATGATGTTACTGTGTTAAGCCATTTTCCCGATAAAAGCCCGCCGGCACGTTACAAAGATCTGCCGTTAACACGCCATGAAAGTTTGACGAATAGTGTGGACTTGAAGGTAAGTCAAAGCCTCGGCATAATTGAATGAAAGAAAGACCAGTCTTTCGCCGCGCAAGTACACCTAATTCTGTTTTTACACGATAGAATGGTTCCCGAGAAAttcgtgtaaaaaaaaatcgtgtaaAAAAGATACTGGCCAAGTACAAAAATAATAGATTGGTTCTAGACctcaaaaaataagttaaaattagactaaataatataaaaaaaatattgttgtagttattttaagaatttattttcgttttaatttattaaataaactaaattataataaaataaattaaaatttagatttcataaaaaaataatatcagaaaTTCATTgccaaaaaacttaaataacatAATGATAATGATGTCTGATAATAAACGTAAACGTTTGCGAAAGACTACAATATCACTGCCATCACTGGAATGATTTTGTTGATCATTATCATTTCTAGCCGACTGTGTTGGGACATCAGTAGATTTTTGAACGAAATCAGTTATCTTAGATTGAGTTTTATTTCGCGTTAACCCATTATAAACTTCCCTGTAAGATGCCATTAATGATTTCAGTTCATCGTCATGATCATGTTGTTCAAAATGACTACCTAATTTTGTAGCGAGATCAAGACCTTCTTTAATTAGAGATGCTTTCAAAATTGGACGATCTCTTTCGTCACTGTCACTATGTTCTTTATCATAACGAGTCTCAAGGGTGAATtcgataatttcattttcgctCAAGCTTTCATCTACCAACAATTCTTCTACATCTGCTAACGATAGGTCATCGAATCCATCCCCACCGATTGCATTGGCCATTGTTATTATATCAGCAAGTTCAGCGTTATTATCGATAACAGgatctttgcattttacgcaTTCTggccaaatatttttccaacacGAGTTCAAAGTTGATGGCTTTAATAAATCTAACGTGATCTTGACTTGATTAATGCAGTccattatagaaaattttttccattcatCTATGACTGATGATTCCTTATAATTATGAAGTTTTTCTACAACATAATGAAATGAACTTCTTATGTAATACGTTTTAAACGTAGCAATTATCCCCTGGTCTAGTGGCTGTATAAGGGAAGTGGTATTAGGcggcaaaaaacaaaattgtacgTTTGGGTGCTCCAAAACTGGATGGCCTGGTGCATTGTCTAGAATCAAAAGAACTTTAAATTCAAgacatttttctttcattagCGCCTAACTTCTGGGATGAAGTGCTTCTGAAACCACTCTGTGAAAATTGCACTGGTTACCAAAGCCTTTTTGTTCGCCATCCAGTGTACAGGCAATTTATTGAAATCTACACTTTTCATGGAACGTGGTCTTAAGGCACGATGTACTAGGAGTGGCTTAAGAATACGTTCTCCTGAAGCATTGGAACAAAACAACAACGTAATACGGTCCTTTGCTACTTACTTACTGTTTTCTGCGATTTTGCTACATAAGTTCTTCTAGGCATTCTCTTCCAAAAAAGGCCGCTTTCATCTAAATTCCAAACTTGGTCTGGAGTATATTCTCcatcttcaataattttttttagtttttcgggAAATTCTTTTAGCAGCCAATTCATCAGCGGATGCAGTTtctcctttaatttttatattgtggAGAGCGTGTCTTTTAAAACCAGTCATCCAACCAGTACTTGCGGAAAATGCATGTTGTTTTGACTGAGATGATGTATCTGGATCAATTTCCTGATACGTTTATAGATTCTAATGCTATCTGCTTGATAGCAAGTCCGTCTACTGGTATTCTCTTTTGGGATTTGTCTTCTATCCAGATTACCAAAGCTTTTTCCATTTTCTCTTTAACAACATCCCTTACATACGATGATGACTTTGCACTTAATTTTGTTCCAGAACATACTGATGCTCTAATTgccgttttattttttttaattgttcttaCAGTAGCTTCATGGATTCCGAAATTATTTCCCACAACCGTTGCGCCTTGTCCCGTTGCAAGttgatctaaaattttgattttgttatcTAAGCTGATCGCTTTCCTCATTTTTAATGCAGGAGAATTATGTAACATGGGTATGGctaccaaaatatattttattaatcaaaaatgcaaaaatctaaaattaaatatttgaaactaaCCTGTTATTGGTCTACCAAAATTATATGAGCTTCTACTTTATTTTACTTAGCACTTGttaaaaatcagcaaaaacTAACGATCTTTCAATTATAATTGTCAAATAGGAACTAAATTGTGTGTACAATACATTATGTacgtttttactttttcaataattcggGGAATCCCGCATTTCCAGAAATTACACAGAAATTAAACAGAAATTACGCATACATAGACATAACTCAGAATACACACCAGAATtattttaagtagaaaaaaattcattgaaaaaaaacgtGTTAAATCCAATAATTCatgtaaaaaaagtaattttgttttttttgtattcgtgttatttcaaattatgtcgtgtaaaaatagaaatattttttcgtatttactCGTGTTATTTCAAATTCGTGTAAAAATAATTCGTGTAAAAACAGAATTAGGTGTAACTGCTTTTAATTGCTTACTAATGATGAgagtgcaaaattttagtttatgcGGTTAATATTTGTACGATTTTGAAATACTCGTTTGTGTGTAGCTTCTGTCGCTGATGTTTTAATGTGTAGACACAAATGTATAATCTGTAAGTGAGTGTGTTGGTTGAAGCAGTGAACTTTGTTTGCGGAAATACTACAAAAGCATTGCCTTTTAGGTTAATGCCATTGTGTATTAGGGTGGTCCTAAGGTTAAGGCTTTCGTTTTTGTTGGCAACTCTTAACTTACTTTCCATAAAAGTCTTGGTACAACTGATTTGAATGGACTGTTATGTTGAAAAGGGGGAATTTCACAATTCAATATTGTTGCTGTAAATCaaaagttgtttttaattttgtattcgaGCCCGTTGAGTGTTTTATGTTgccaaaaccaaataaaaatttaagaaattagcGATGCTAGACAACGTAGCTAAGGATCGTACATTCATTAAACGCATAattactggtgacgaaacgtgggtTTATAAATATGACTTTAAAAATGTTCAGCATTCAACCGAATGGCACTCCAAGAATGTGgtgataccaaaaaaaaattcgccaAAAGCGCTTAAGGCCATCCAAGCCAAGACTTTTaaaaagtgtatggaaaattttattaattgttaaaataggtaaaaatgttgtttgtttttgtcagACCGTGTCAAATTTGACCAGATGGTCGAGGTCGTAGGTAGGCACAgtaaacgtgctgtttcgatggGGTCGGACCATAGAGAGAGAGAACTCATTGCATGCtggacatacatatgcttaATATAtcggggtcgattctggataagtagttTAATCTGCTATCCAGGACGAAGGGTCACAAGGGTCACACTCGGTTCTCGTTGACTGCAATGGGTGGTTGTTTGACTCTAAGTACGCCATTTACTGAGGAGTCGATGAAGGTGTTTATGACTCCattgtgaatggcggtcagtgcatgtctgaagttagttgcgtccgaagtctggtcggcgtagtGTCTTAtttcgtcgacgtagttgagaaGGCGGTTCCGCTTCAATCAGGTGACTGCAGGGATAACTTCTACACCCCACACCCAACAGAAAGTTCATTATGAGGAGTTCTCGAGGAAGCGAGAAGGGTCGGAGAGATAGCTGCTTACTTTTGAGCACATGCCATCAATTAAATTGCCCATATGCCCTCCTCACTCTCTATTTAGTTTTAATGTGATTCTTTACGTTCTAGTTCTTTGAAACGCAACACTTCTACAATCACTTTGTGGAATTCTTTTTGCTCCACGAATGGGGGAAGGACGCCTGCAATCTCACATTGCGCTCCGATGCTTTGGCACAGGTGCTGCGACAGCGCCAACATTTCGATGTGATCATAATGGAGCAATTCAATAGTGATTGCATGGCAGCGGTGGCACATCAACTCAAGGCTCCATTCATAGGGTTGAGCAGGTGAGCGTTGTTGTCTTTGTCTTATAATCAAAAGAGCGCTAATTGCATTTATAATAATTGattatttgaaaaacataaatatttagttgTGCTATGTTGCCTTGGCACTACGATCGCGTGGGAATGCCCATGGTACTATCAGTTATGCCAAGTTTATTTATGGGACAATCCGAGGGCATGGCATTCGGCGCTCGTCTCGCCAACTGGTTTACCGATCACGCCATGCGTTTCCTTTACGAGTGAGTAACAGCTATTCATGGGTCTAAAACAGtacttttgtaataataaaaatataatttattttcagtttttacacCACGCCCACCATCGATGCCATGGTACGCCACAAGTTCGGACACGATATGCCCTCGGTTGGCGAATTGGCGAAGGAAACATCAATGTTATTCGTCAATCAGCATTTTTCTTTGAGCGGTGTCAAACCGTTGCCACCGTCCGTTATCGATCTCGGCGGCATACACATACAGAAGGCCAAGCCGCTGGATCCCGAACTGCAAAAGTTCCTCGATAATGCCGAACATGGTGTGGTCTTCATTAGTTGGGGTTCTATGATACGCGCCGACACTTTGCCGCCCGCCAAACGTGAGGCTATCGTACGCGCTGTGAAGCGACTCAAACAACGAGTGATTTGGAAGTGGGAGAACAGCACTCTAGCGAACAAGCCGGATAATCTGTATGTTAGCAAGTGGTTGCCACAACGTGATATACTCTGTCATCCGAATGTGAAGGTGTTCTTATCGCATGGCGGTCTAATGGGTAGCTCAGAGGCAGCTTACTGTGGTGTACCGGTAGTGGTCACGCCCATGTATGGTGATCAGTTTGTGAATGCGGCAGCATTAAAGTACCGCGGTATGGGTGTGGTGCTGAAATATGGCGATATCACTGAGAATTCAGTGCTACGTTCAATAAGAGAGGTGTTGAAGAAAGAGTAAGTGAAATCAGTGCAAGAGATTGTGGAGTGAGGgcgttttatatatttttcttcttgcagaTATATGGATAACGCCAAAGCGGTCTCATTCTCCTACAGACATCGTCCGCAGAGCGCACTCGAGGCCGCCATATGGTGGGTGGAATATGTCGCAAAAACCGAGGGTGCGCCACTTCTTAAAGCTCACGCCGTGCAAGTATCGCGCTTCGTTTACTACTCTTTGGATATTTATCTATTCATTGCTGCCATCATATTCACATCAGTTGTGAGTTGGAGCTTTGTATGTAGTAGATGGTGCTCGCGACGTCCAAAGGCCGCTAAACAAAAGTCAAATTGAACAAGGAGGTGAGGATTTCAGATTGAGAGAGAgttagttaaatttaaatttagacaataaatttaaatttaagcatTATTTGCTCCCTTAAATATATTAGTTAATTGCAATGTAGTTATCAAAATTAGCGTAATTTAGCTCATAAAGAGCGTGGAAGAATTTcgccaaaagaaaaaaaataaactacattttgtttaaaatagttaaattaaaaaaacaaatgaaaattgttcacaactcccaaataattttttatttatgaggaAATCTAGCGAAGCACTTTAAAAAGCACCCCAGTTTTAAAAAAGTgcgccaaatttaaaaaaagtcagTCAGTTTCGTATAGCGAGTTGCCAAAAAAACTTTGACGAACGTTTACTAATCGTTCCATCTTTATTACGAGAATTCagcttatggtcaacataatcggcctataGAGCTTTCTATTCACAACATATAGCAGcggtagctgagagtgtacacaaagaccgtggagagtcgattcggcgcagtTCGCACCAACTCGGattgacttggcgcattttacgtcgagatcttaaattgaaagtgtgcaaaatacagcttgtgcaagaattgaagccgctcgaccttcttaTGCGACATAGCTTCGCTCTAAGggatcttgaaaagttccaagaaaatccgacattgtcgagccaaatttttttcagcgatggGACTCTTTTCTGGCTCTTtggttatgtaaacaagcaaaatttgccGCATTTTGTACGAAAAGAAACCTGAAGAGTTTCAAGAGCtgacatttcatccagaaaaaacaacggtgtATAATCatgggtccatatttcttcgccgcaatttctggtcgtcagtgagcacttttgagaccatcttcgcgcacaccttgcgcatgttcaatgctccgtcacaatgtcctgaaccacagattttgataaatttaacatcgggcaattaaacgaatacttagtcgacggtctgagttcaaaactttgcgcacacgagtcacattgttggtgtttgccaaagtcgcaggtctcccagcacggtatTCATCACCGACCTCTTCCCGACCCtacaaaaaggcctggtgccaccggaACACACCACTTcatgctaaagcaacatcttgTATTAAATGTCTCTATCGCAGATTCactgagtttcacacagaatttaatcacgTACCTCTACTCTAACGAACGCggtattttcggcttgcaccactcacagaaacacgtcgcgcttaaatgtttgtcctgactctccaggtatTCGGAGACAAGCAGCCGCTTGTTTGTTAGCTAGGAGCTGACAAACCCTGCAATCATCAATGCCTGAAATTGAtattcgtgatctcggcgacatttggtttcaacaagacggcgccacttctcgGACATCGCATCAATAAGTGGATTTATCGAAAGAAGACTTCGGTGaatagataatttcacgttttcggccggtcgattggctaccaagattatgtgatatcacaccgttagactttttcctgtggggatatgtaaagtctacagtctatgcgaacaatcccgcttcgattcagacatTGGACTcgacggatggaccatctaagacttagccgcggccaacatttaaaagaaatattcaaaaaataaatgctgaaaaaggttctttcgaatggtaatttgaagtttctatattttttttttaagtagggaacctcgaaatagatcactCTAAATCTGTGGACcgattttacacatttttgcatTAAACTATAGCATGTTTGGCTGAGAAATCTTACATATTGGCCAATccgatatttaaaaattttatattaggcATATGGAATATAGGGATATTGACCCGAGTTTATCTATTTTCGGCATTACTGcatattattaacataaaaagaTGCTCACTGGGGTTCACTAAGGTATCAGTTTTTGAAGGCGTGGCCGAAATattcttttataaatataattatcatTTTTTGGCGAGTTGCCCAGATTTCAGTATTGAGATCATCATGTTGTCTTGCCCGTGTTTTAGCCTTCCAAAATGACTTTATCCTGTCATTTCTTCTCGAAATAGCAATGATCATGTCATCTACGCGATTACATCGACTTGGACCTAACATAAATTCTATTGATCCATTTCTCTCTGAACTGTCGATCTTCATGTCAGACATTATAAGCATTTTATTGCTATGGAGTAAAGTGGTATCTATAGTAAGTACAAATTAGTTTGACTCCAATAAAATTACCAAGCTTGAATCACATCCGAATAATTTGCATGCAAAGTTACgcaaaatgcacacacacaactGAGGCAAGCTCGCAATAATAAGTAATGCGGAAGAAACACTGAATGTTTAGTCTAAAATGAGTCAACAATATTTCTTCACATTGAGCTCAgccaatttatttatgtaagtattcCAATTGTAACACTCAAGGTTTTTCtgaaagtatatatttttattataggcTGTGCATTGGGTTTGGAAAAAGATGATGATGATCACAgcatttaagggcatgcaccttgAATGTCTGGTCCCTAAATTGGAAAGGTGCGGTTGAAGAGCGCCTATGACAACTGCCCCCGCtacgatgtcaaaattgtgcgtgcagattttaacgccagggtggcaAAGAAAGCATCTTTGGTACAATATTTGGAAAACTCTTCTCCAAAAGGGTTGAGCCTGATCGACTGCACGggggtccgaaatatggttgtctGTGTCTTTGATGTGCGTATCTTCTTATCCCAAAGAAACGcgctcgcctctgtgcagcaaagcACGCCCGTCGACAAACACagggaaggttcgacgtcgagaagctacaaTCACACGTTTCTCTATTCGATTAGCACTCCTACTCTTTGAGATCACTTATCAGCAACTCGGGTCTTATCGAACGTAATGTATAAAAGACTGCAGatcaccgtcaacaaattgattggacttagacctggaaaatctactatcATCCAGATTTTCATCATGacccaaatcttggaaaagaccaacACACCACCTATGGTGTGACTTCTTCAAaatattgctggagaaaataacgGTCACAAAAAAATCcacagaatcactcttgccaacagatgcttcTTCGAATGGATGAGAATACTTCAGCTTTAAAGGTATTCATAATGGGATGAAATTGGGTAGTAACCACAAACacaaagtagaaaaaaaaaat from Bactrocera tryoni isolate S06 chromosome 3, CSIRO_BtryS06_freeze2, whole genome shotgun sequence harbors:
- the LOC120770334 gene encoding UDP-glucosyltransferase 2-like isoform X1, which encodes MYTHWMAGQTTGHLLLLLGLCCTLVQASYPLKILGLFPHPGISHFHFFHPIMRGLAEKGHDVTVLSHFPDKSPPARYKDLPLTRHESLTNSVDLKFFETQHFYNHFVEFFLLHEWGKDACNLTLRSDALAQVLRQRQHFDVIIMEQFNSDCMAAVAHQLKAPFIGLSSCAMLPWHYDRVGMPMVLSVMPSLFMGQSEGMAFGARLANWFTDHAMRFLYDFYTTPTIDAMVRHKFGHDMPSVGELAKETSMLFVNQHFSLSGVKPLPPSVIDLGGIHIQKAKPLDPELQKFLDNAEHGVVFISWGSMIRADTLPPAKREAIVRAVKRLKQRVIWKWENSTLANKPDNLYVSKWLPQRDILCHPNVKVFLSHGGLMGSSEAAYCGVPVVVTPMYGDQFVNAAALKYRGMGVVLKYGDITENSVLRSIREVLKKEYMDNAKAVSFSYRHRPQSALEAAIWWVEYVAKTEGAPLLKAHAVQVSRFVYYSLDIYLFIAAIIFTSVVSWSFVCSRWCSRRPKAAKQKSN
- the LOC120770334 gene encoding UDP-glucosyltransferase 2-like isoform X2, whose amino-acid sequence is MAGQTTGHLLLLLGLCCTLVQASYPLKILGLFPHPGISHFHFFHPIMRGLAEKGHDVTVLSHFPDKSPPARYKDLPLTRHESLTNSVDLKFFETQHFYNHFVEFFLLHEWGKDACNLTLRSDALAQVLRQRQHFDVIIMEQFNSDCMAAVAHQLKAPFIGLSSCAMLPWHYDRVGMPMVLSVMPSLFMGQSEGMAFGARLANWFTDHAMRFLYDFYTTPTIDAMVRHKFGHDMPSVGELAKETSMLFVNQHFSLSGVKPLPPSVIDLGGIHIQKAKPLDPELQKFLDNAEHGVVFISWGSMIRADTLPPAKREAIVRAVKRLKQRVIWKWENSTLANKPDNLYVSKWLPQRDILCHPNVKVFLSHGGLMGSSEAAYCGVPVVVTPMYGDQFVNAAALKYRGMGVVLKYGDITENSVLRSIREVLKKEYMDNAKAVSFSYRHRPQSALEAAIWWVEYVAKTEGAPLLKAHAVQVSRFVYYSLDIYLFIAAIIFTSVVSWSFVCSRWCSRRPKAAKQKSN